A window of Mangifera indica cultivar Alphonso chromosome 13, CATAS_Mindica_2.1, whole genome shotgun sequence contains these coding sequences:
- the LOC123194106 gene encoding uncharacterized protein LOC123194106, with protein MPINKGPTTPPPMIGKIGPYTVFVTPPATPKPVVDQPVFESPQKVAAPPVQPPPQQFQKPVPVENGSVLGFFKNAVTKVQNAHSSLDDHLARWFGLNQSKYQWALDDYYENKGLEKEVGKAKEMSNKVRNV; from the exons ATGCCAATCAACAAGGGCCCCACCACTCCTCCGCCCATGATCGGAAAAATCGGCCCCTACACTGTCTTTGTGACGCCGCCTGCAACTCCCAAACCCGTCGTAGACCAGCCGGTTTTCGAATCGCCACAGAAAGTGGCGGCGCCTCCCGTGCAGCCTCCGCCCCAGCAGTTTCAGAAGCCTGTTCCTGTGGAAAATGGGTCCGTTTTGGGATTCTTCAAGAATGCCGTCACCAAAGTGCAAAAcg CTCATTCGAGTTTGGATGATCATTTGGCTCGTTGGTTTGGATTAAATCAGTCAAAGTATCAGTGGGCATTGGATGATTATTATGAGAACAAGGGATTG GAAAAAGAAGTTGGGAAAGCAAAAGAAATGTCAAACAAAGTACGGAATGTTTAA